A region of Corvus cornix cornix isolate S_Up_H32 chromosome 3, ASM73873v5, whole genome shotgun sequence DNA encodes the following proteins:
- the TMEM244 gene encoding transmembrane protein 244 isoform X1 — MALKVKTAETKVLLSYALFQVVLVNLLICIVVFYTVYYVVLSVCFAVFRIKMLDGLAPFDFKTNPSWINPYYLVLVISLEITFFLCGLLFALVVEEWVWDYAVTVTIIHIIVTSVVMSEFPLMLHWWLALGCGVISMICGGQILAYCLFKDNFIYPILDDF, encoded by the exons ATGGCTCTCAAGGTCAAAACTGCTGAAACCAAG GTTTTACTGTCTTATGCCCTTTTTCAGGTTGTTCTGGTGAACCTGTTGATATGCATAGTAGTTTTCTACACTGTATACTATGTGGTCCTATCTGTGTGCTTTGCAGTATTCAG gattAAAATGTTGGATGGTTTGGCACCTTTTGATTTTAAGACAAATCCTTCATGGATTAATCCATATTATTTAG ttcTTGTGATATCCTTGGAAATAACTTTCTTCCTTTGTGGTCTGCTGTTTGCTCTGGTTGTGGAAGAATGGGTTTGGGATTATGCTGTAACAGTTACTATTATTCATATCATCGTAACTTCAGTTG TTATGTCTGAGTTCCCCCTGATGTTACACTGGTGGCTGGCATTAG GATGTGGAGTCATTTCAATGATTTGTGGAGGACAGATTTTGGCATACTGCTTGTTCAAAGACAACTTCATTTACCCCATTCTAGATGATTTTTGA
- the TMEM244 gene encoding transmembrane protein 244 isoform X2, giving the protein MALKVKTAETKVVLVNLLICIVVFYTVYYVVLSVCFAVFRIKMLDGLAPFDFKTNPSWINPYYLVLVISLEITFFLCGLLFALVVEEWVWDYAVTVTIIHIIVTSVVMSEFPLMLHWWLALGCGVISMICGGQILAYCLFKDNFIYPILDDF; this is encoded by the exons ATGGCTCTCAAGGTCAAAACTGCTGAAACCAAG GTTGTTCTGGTGAACCTGTTGATATGCATAGTAGTTTTCTACACTGTATACTATGTGGTCCTATCTGTGTGCTTTGCAGTATTCAG gattAAAATGTTGGATGGTTTGGCACCTTTTGATTTTAAGACAAATCCTTCATGGATTAATCCATATTATTTAG ttcTTGTGATATCCTTGGAAATAACTTTCTTCCTTTGTGGTCTGCTGTTTGCTCTGGTTGTGGAAGAATGGGTTTGGGATTATGCTGTAACAGTTACTATTATTCATATCATCGTAACTTCAGTTG TTATGTCTGAGTTCCCCCTGATGTTACACTGGTGGCTGGCATTAG GATGTGGAGTCATTTCAATGATTTGTGGAGGACAGATTTTGGCATACTGCTTGTTCAAAGACAACTTCATTTACCCCATTCTAGATGATTTTTGA